A window of Eucalyptus grandis isolate ANBG69807.140 chromosome 4, ASM1654582v1, whole genome shotgun sequence genomic DNA:
ATTCATCTCTCATTTTGGGGATACTTTCTAAATAACGAGGAATCGCGGGTTACGAACCGACTTCCTAAGTTTTACGCAAGGAATACGAATAgctttacaaaagaaaaaggggtaaATAACTAAACAAATACTCAcgcagtagagagagagagagagagagagggaggcaggCATCAGCAAGTTCTTCCTCAAAATCGAACTCCTGAAATCGAGTTTCTCTCCGTCTCAGGTACTtcgatccttctcctccttctccaaCGCCTTCTCCCGAACGCGGTACTGCCCCCCAAAGTCGATCTTTTTCACTTGACCTATCGAGCGCGAAACGAGCTTCGATTTGCGCCCGTTGGGCCGCGCAATTTGAATTTGCATGTGGGCTCCCTCGCATCTAGCCGAGGCGGTCGTGATGGGGGGGATTTATGCCGACGCGCGATGTTTATCCGCGTTCTCGCAATCGCCGCCGGCGCCTGTTTTGTTTTCGGCATTGTCTCGCGTGGGCTCCGCGATTGATTCGATTGCTGAAGTGTGCGTTGAGGATGGTGTGTTGATTGGCGCTGTGACAAACGAGTGATGTTGGTGCAGGACCCGGTTTACGCCGTATTGGTTACGGCGGAGAAGCTCCGATGGCGGGAAAGTCGACGGCGAGGCCTCGGAAATTGCCTGTGTACCTTTACATTCCGAATATAATCGGTGGGTGGTCGTGGGTTTTGTCGATTTTGGTGTTGGGTCGATTTTGATTGGTTGCTTAGATTCTAAGTCTGAAGTGGTCTGTGGGAGGTTGGAAGAGTAGGCTTATTTGAGTGATTCCTGCTGGTGCAAATGCCAGGTTATGTAAGAGTGCTTATGAACTGCGTGGCGTTTGCGATATGCTTCTCCAACAAAAGGCTATTCTCTGTTCTCTATTTTCTAAGGTTGGCCTTCTTGAATTTAAATGTCGGGTTTATGTTATGATGATGTGAATGGAGTTCGAAAGGTTGGAGTGAGTTGACAAGCCTGTTTTTTCACAGCTTTGTATGTGATGGCGTGGATGGTTGGTGCGCTCGCAAATTCAACCAAGGTGCTCACTCTTGGAGTCTCctgattttgatttaatttttccattattgCAAATTGAGATATAATGTTTGCACAATATAATTTCAAAGTTATGAAGTGATTGCCATATTACCTGGTAAAACTGCTACTAATACTAGGATCTGTCATCAGAAAGATTCCTTCCTCTTCCCTCTTTTTTCCCTGTTAGGAAATTATTTCATACGTGAACCTTGGAATGGAGTTCCTGGATTGCTTGCGGCCAAGTGTGCATGTTCCTGAAACACTTATATCATGATAATCTCACCCTGCCTTTAAAGTTTTACATGATTCAGAAGTTCTTAAAACGCTACCTTTATTAGAGcattgatttcattttctttgttaatACAGTCTCGACTTTTGGAGCTGTTTTGGACATGATAACAGATAGGTTAATGCTCTTTCCTCTTATGATGCGATTTTCTTCTGAGCTACTAAATCACTAATTTTGTCCTATCCTGTCCTTAGAACTGGAAGGTctgattatttttcttcaattaactTTATTATGTTGTTTGGCTTGATCATCTTTTTCACTCCAGGGTAAGCACTGCTTGTCTGCTGGTACTTCTTTCCCAAGTGTACAGGTAATTGAACCCAAACATCCTGCTGtgagaaataaaggaaaaacaggCTTTCCTTGTTCTGATTTTCTTTGCTACAAAAGCTACGAGTGACTAATTGGGGGAATTTACGGGTTTACCGGTGGGATGTTTATGCAGGCCTGGTTTGAGTTTCCTGTTATTGCTTGCGCTAGATATTTCTAGCCATTGGCTGCAAATGTACAGGtaattattcttcttcttaatTTGGGCTCCCTTGACATGTCTTATGGTATTGTGCAATGGTTGTCTGCTTTGCTGTTTTCTCAATTTTCGGACTGCAGTACTTTCTTGACAGGAAAAGTTAGTCACAAGGATGTGAAAGACAGCACTAACTGGCTTTTCAAAGCTTACTATGGAAATCGAATGTTTATGGCATTTTGCTGTGTGGCATGTGAGGTACTTGTGATGGGTTtgtaatttgatttggataaatAGTACCTGGATTTCCTGATTTGCTTCTGCAAAATCATGTAGGTGCTTTACATCATTTTATTCCTTCGCGCGGAGAAGCAAACTGAAGATTTGATTGATGTAAGTCCTTGCTTGTCAGTTGCACTAAATTTTCTTGATGCCATTCTTTAATTTcccagcttttttttttttttttcttatcaggTACTTATGACCTCAGCCAGACAAAGTCCATTTCTCTTGCTTTTGCTGGCTCTGAGCTTATTTGGATGGGCAATAAAACAAACTATCAATGTTATACAGGTAGAATAGGATTCTCCAATTCATTTATGATTTCTGCAATTGTTTAATGATAAAGTAATGTAACTTTATTCTTGTTAACTTTATTTGTGTATATTGACCATGCCAGTCATTATTTTCGATTCCTTGGTATTGTTGTGTTGCGCCAGAACTTTATCTTGAGTGTTAATACTTCTGTTTTCTTCTCAAAGTCTGATTAATTCTAGATAGAATAGCTCCAGGAGTCATAgcattatccaatttttttggctttcctttccttttatgGACCTTCGCATGTATACATGGTCCTTGACTACTGCTGGCATCACAATGCAATAGCACATTACCTGTCAATTTTCATCACCTGCCTCTGCCGCTAAGTGAAGTTTCTCTTTAGCACTCATAATCCAATTATAATGGCAGTatattctttcctttcctttccttttcgtGCATCTAATCTGGTTGTATTTAAGTTGTGATAGCATTGATAAGAGAAATTataccaacttttttttttaaattgtagtTTTGACTAATCGTTGCCATTTGAAATTCTTGTCCTTTTTTCTGTCTGATGTAGATGAAGACAGCAGCAGACGTTTGTGTGCTTTATGACATCAACAAAAAGCAGGGTTCTTAGTTCTTTTCTCTGCATGATGATGGGAGCAGCTTTCTAAAGCTCACGCCTGGTCCGTGCTCGATTTTGCCCATTAGAGATCAGATTTGTAACAATTGTTTATCTTGTATGCTTTTGCTTGGCCAAAAAACTTGTGTGCTTCAAAAAGCTTCAGAAACAGATTACTCGGTTCTGCATAACACATGCCTTTCTCGTGTAATCAATAGCCTTCCAATTGCATAATTAACTACCTGACAATGTCCATTGTTGTGAATACTGAGCTTTGTTTTGGTAcagattcctttctttttggaaGCATCTGCTTTTTCAACTTCCTTTTGGAATGTTCTATATTTCTGTCTTTCAATTACAAACGATTATAACCAGATAGAAGTGGTACAGATGCCACAAGGCCCCATTCTTGTAAGTATAGTCATCTTTCTAATTGCCTTGTTCATATTGCAATTTTGAACTTTCCACTC
This region includes:
- the LOC104418949 gene encoding probable CDP-diacylglycerol--inositol 3-phosphatidyltransferase 2, whose protein sequence is MAGKSTARPRKLPVYLYIPNIIGYVRVLMNCVAFAICFSNKRLFSVLYFLSFVCDGVDGWCARKFNQVSTFGAVLDMITDRVSTACLLVLLSQVYRPGLSFLLLLALDISSHWLQMYSTFLTGKVSHKDVKDSTNWLFKAYYGNRMFMAFCCVACEVLYIILFLRAEKQTEDLIDVLMTSARQSPFLLLLLALSLFGWAIKQTINVIQMKTAADVCVLYDINKKQGS